From Pseudonocardia autotrophica, one genomic window encodes:
- a CDS encoding ATP-binding protein produces MTSTDPAPRSWGWAVPGGGRAGHVEAGNRFAGTTSQVCGLFPFATPSGCDVRGVPIGRHLHTAEPIGLDPAHWLRCGLVSNTGVWVQGQPGIGKSSITKRMLAGLVAFGMRAVIPGDVKGEYTPLVTALGGSVWHLGRGLQALNPLDAGPLRAALLTAPAADRTRLLETLRARRLTLLEALITIVRHDEPDVTERRLLGAALDLAVDTSADREPLIPDVLAVLLSAATPLLTIAATQDDIEFRRTSRSLVNALGLLCEGAIRGIFDRPSSVRFDPDTPALSLDISALDDDDDDVVAAAMLCSWAWSAALADAAAYGERRRNVVQVQDELWRALRVAPGLVERSDRITRLGRHRGVVSFQVTHSLDDLEALPTEADRAKARGMASRNGVLLLGGMAEKELDGLRRITSLSEGEAALITSWAAPPTWHAGRVHPGRGKYLIKSGQRVGLPVALTLTPTEVALHDTDRAFRRSTP; encoded by the coding sequence ATGACCAGCACAGATCCAGCTCCGCGCTCGTGGGGATGGGCCGTCCCCGGCGGCGGCCGCGCAGGGCACGTCGAGGCCGGGAACCGGTTCGCCGGCACCACCAGCCAGGTCTGCGGCCTGTTCCCCTTCGCCACCCCGTCGGGCTGCGACGTGCGCGGCGTACCGATCGGGCGTCACCTGCACACCGCCGAACCAATCGGGCTCGACCCCGCGCACTGGCTGCGCTGTGGCCTGGTCTCCAACACCGGCGTCTGGGTGCAGGGCCAACCCGGGATCGGGAAGTCCTCCATCACCAAACGCATGCTCGCCGGCCTCGTGGCGTTCGGGATGCGCGCGGTGATCCCCGGCGATGTGAAGGGCGAGTACACCCCGCTCGTCACGGCGCTCGGTGGCTCGGTGTGGCACCTCGGCCGGGGCCTGCAGGCCCTCAACCCGCTCGATGCCGGCCCGCTCCGCGCGGCGCTGCTGACAGCCCCGGCGGCGGATCGCACGCGACTGCTGGAGACCCTGCGGGCCCGGCGACTGACGCTTCTCGAAGCGTTGATCACCATCGTCCGCCACGACGAACCCGACGTCACCGAACGCCGCCTGCTCGGAGCCGCGCTCGACCTCGCCGTCGACACCTCCGCCGACCGCGAACCGCTGATTCCCGACGTCCTCGCCGTCCTGCTCTCCGCCGCCACCCCGCTGCTGACCATCGCGGCTACGCAGGACGACATCGAGTTCCGGCGCACGTCACGTTCGCTGGTCAACGCGCTCGGGCTGCTGTGCGAGGGCGCGATCCGCGGCATCTTCGACCGCCCCAGCAGCGTCCGCTTCGACCCCGACACCCCCGCCCTCTCCCTGGATATCAGCGCGCTGGACGACGATGACGACGACGTCGTCGCCGCGGCGATGCTGTGTTCGTGGGCGTGGTCCGCTGCCCTGGCCGACGCCGCCGCCTACGGCGAGCGTCGCCGCAACGTCGTGCAGGTGCAGGACGAGCTGTGGCGAGCCCTGCGCGTCGCGCCGGGCCTGGTGGAGCGCTCCGACCGGATCACCCGCCTGGGCCGGCACCGCGGGGTGGTGTCGTTCCAGGTCACCCATTCCCTCGACGACCTCGAAGCGTTGCCCACCGAGGCCGACCGGGCCAAGGCCCGCGGCATGGCGTCGCGCAACGGGGTGCTGCTGCTGGGCGGGATGGCCGAGAAGGAACTCGACGGGCTGCGCCGCATCACCTCGCTCAGCGAGGGCGAGGCCGCCCTGATCACCTCCTGGGCCGCGCCGCCGACCTGGCACGCCGGACGGGTCCATCCCGGCCGCGGCAAGTACCTGATCAAGTCCGGGCAGCGGGTCGGGTTGCCGGTCGCGCTCACCCTCACCCCGACCGAGGTCGCATTGCACGACACCGACCGCGCCTTCCGCCGGAGCACGCCGTGA
- a CDS encoding SCO6880 family protein, which produces MSVDNPAGPDSGPRLYGNWRAERGWGIGSLSTAATIALFLAVLAPLLAVSAFPSAALPLLGASVTVVAGVVVRVGGVSATDVVLRRAGFHRAQAAGWTELSAGVLTEHPRAADLPGVLAPLRPLDVDDGRGARHALLWHRRTGTLTAVLRCSPIGLDLADPDRADTWVAAWGALLADLGYLPLTRHIAVTIDTAPAGGTTVRDHIARALDPAAPALARRILDELAELTPASTADIDARVAICLDPARATPRPTDLLAAAVEVGRRLPAIENNLAACGVAILGRASTGWLTGRIRAAFDPHLRPDVARLDDSDSVLAWRDAGPVAARERWDSYRHEGGLSVTWALREAPRQAVGAGVLAPLFAPGPFPRRTTWLYQPYPAEQAAAKVENEVTSGQVRRAWAERTRRDETQRDRDDRARALQSAREEAQGAGVGRFTLYVTTTVLHDDDLPAAVADVEQRAGQSKLRLRRLRGAQAAGFAAALGVGIDPAELLTHRRGR; this is translated from the coding sequence ATGAGCGTCGACAACCCGGCCGGCCCGGACAGCGGGCCTCGGTTGTACGGAAACTGGCGTGCCGAGCGCGGCTGGGGCATCGGATCACTGTCGACCGCGGCGACGATCGCCCTGTTCCTGGCCGTGCTGGCCCCGCTGCTCGCGGTGTCCGCGTTCCCGTCCGCGGCCCTCCCGCTGCTGGGAGCGTCGGTGACCGTCGTCGCCGGGGTGGTGGTCCGGGTGGGCGGGGTCAGCGCCACCGACGTCGTCCTGCGCCGAGCCGGATTCCACCGCGCCCAGGCGGCCGGGTGGACCGAGCTGTCCGCGGGGGTGCTCACCGAGCACCCGCGCGCGGCGGACCTGCCCGGGGTGCTGGCGCCGCTGCGCCCGCTCGACGTCGACGACGGGCGCGGCGCCCGTCATGCCCTGCTGTGGCACCGCCGGACCGGGACGCTGACGGCGGTCCTGCGCTGCTCCCCGATCGGGCTCGACCTCGCCGATCCCGACCGCGCCGACACCTGGGTCGCGGCCTGGGGTGCGCTGCTGGCCGACCTGGGCTACCTGCCGCTGACCCGCCACATCGCGGTCACCATCGACACCGCCCCGGCCGGTGGGACCACCGTGCGCGACCACATCGCCCGCGCGCTCGATCCGGCCGCGCCCGCGCTGGCCCGACGCATCCTCGACGAGCTGGCCGAGCTCACCCCGGCCAGCACCGCCGACATCGACGCCCGGGTCGCGATCTGCCTCGACCCCGCCCGCGCCACACCGCGGCCCACCGACCTGCTCGCCGCGGCGGTCGAGGTGGGCCGCCGGCTGCCCGCGATCGAGAACAACCTGGCCGCGTGCGGCGTCGCGATCCTCGGCCGGGCCAGCACCGGCTGGCTCACCGGCCGCATCCGCGCCGCGTTCGACCCGCACCTGCGCCCCGACGTCGCCCGGCTTGACGACTCCGATTCGGTGCTGGCCTGGCGCGACGCGGGCCCGGTCGCCGCCCGGGAGCGCTGGGACAGCTACCGCCACGAGGGTGGGCTGTCGGTGACCTGGGCGCTGCGCGAGGCCCCCCGCCAGGCCGTCGGCGCGGGCGTGCTCGCACCGCTGTTCGCGCCCGGCCCGTTCCCGCGGCGCACCACCTGGCTGTATCAGCCCTACCCGGCCGAGCAGGCCGCGGCGAAGGTGGAGAACGAGGTCACCTCCGGGCAGGTCCGCCGCGCCTGGGCCGAACGAACGCGGCGCGACGAGACCCAACGCGACCGCGACGACCGCGCCCGCGCGCTGCAGTCCGCCCGTGAAGAAGCCCAGGGCGCCGGCGTCGGCCGGTTCACCCTCTACGTCACCACCACAGTCCTGCACGACGACGACCTGCCCGCCGCGGTCGCCGACGTCGAGCAACGCGCCGGCCAGTCGAAGCTGCGGCTGCGCCGCCTCCGTGGCGCCCAGGCCGCCGGGTTCGCGGCCGCCCTCGGTGTCGGGATCGACCCCGCCGAGCTGCTCACCCACCGCCGCGGACGCTGA
- a CDS encoding M20/M25/M40 family metallo-hydrolase: MSVDPNDTPTNEAASAEAEVVQLCSELIRIDTTNTADPETLAGEAEAADYVAAKLTEVGYEVEVVQSGMPKRMNVIARLAGADPSRGALLMHGHLDVVPADASEWSVHPFSGAVQDGYVWGRGAVDMKDMDAMMLAVARRFKREGVVPPRDIVWAFVADEEAGGKWGAQWLVENRPDLFEGCTEAVGEVGGFSLTLGEDQRAYLIEAAEKGIAWMRLRAKGKPGHGSFLHDDNAVTILAEAVARLGNHTFPLVVTPTVRAFLDRMTELTGVEYPEDDLEGALAKLGPISRIIGATVRDTANPTMLNAGYKANVIPSTAEAVVDCRVLPGREEAFLAEIDELLGPDVEREWVTDLPAVETPFEGALTDAMQAALRTEDPTAEIVPYMLSGGTDAKAFSALGMKCYGFAPLRLPPELDFASLFHGIDERVPVDALTFGTRVLDRFLRTA, translated from the coding sequence ATGAGCGTCGACCCGAACGACACACCCACCAACGAGGCGGCGAGCGCCGAGGCGGAGGTCGTCCAGCTCTGTTCCGAGCTGATCCGGATCGACACGACCAACACCGCCGACCCGGAGACTCTGGCCGGTGAGGCGGAGGCCGCCGACTACGTGGCGGCCAAGCTGACCGAGGTCGGCTACGAGGTGGAGGTCGTCCAGTCCGGTATGCCGAAGCGGATGAACGTGATCGCCCGGCTGGCCGGGGCTGATCCTTCGCGAGGCGCGCTGCTGATGCACGGCCATCTCGACGTCGTCCCCGCGGACGCGAGCGAGTGGTCGGTGCATCCCTTCTCCGGCGCGGTGCAGGACGGCTACGTGTGGGGCCGCGGCGCCGTCGACATGAAGGACATGGACGCGATGATGCTGGCGGTCGCGCGCCGCTTCAAGCGTGAGGGCGTCGTCCCGCCGCGCGACATCGTGTGGGCCTTCGTCGCCGACGAGGAGGCCGGCGGCAAGTGGGGCGCCCAGTGGCTGGTGGAGAACCGGCCGGATCTCTTCGAGGGCTGCACCGAGGCGGTCGGCGAGGTCGGCGGCTTCTCGCTCACCCTCGGCGAGGACCAGCGGGCGTACCTGATCGAGGCCGCCGAGAAAGGCATCGCCTGGATGCGGCTGCGGGCCAAGGGAAAGCCGGGCCACGGCTCGTTCCTGCACGACGACAACGCCGTCACGATCCTGGCCGAGGCCGTCGCGCGGCTGGGGAACCACACGTTCCCGCTGGTCGTGACCCCCACGGTGCGGGCGTTTCTGGATCGGATGACCGAGCTGACCGGGGTCGAGTACCCGGAGGACGATCTCGAGGGCGCGCTGGCGAAGCTCGGCCCGATCTCCCGGATCATCGGTGCCACCGTGCGGGACACCGCGAACCCGACGATGCTCAACGCCGGGTACAAGGCGAACGTCATCCCCTCGACGGCCGAGGCGGTCGTCGACTGCCGGGTGTTGCCGGGGCGCGAGGAGGCCTTCCTCGCCGAGATCGACGAGCTGCTCGGGCCGGACGTCGAGCGGGAGTGGGTCACCGACCTCCCGGCGGTGGAGACGCCGTTCGAGGGCGCGCTGACCGACGCGATGCAGGCCGCGCTGCGGACCGAGGACCCGACGGCCGAGATCGTCCCGTACATGCTGTCCGGCGGGACCGACGCGAAGGCGTTCTCCGCGCTCGGGATGAAGTGCTACGGCTTCGCGCCGCTGCGGCTGCCTCCGGAGCTGGACTTCGCGTCGCTGTTCCACGGCATCGACGAGCGGGTTCCGGTGGACGCGCTGACCTTCGGGACCCGGGTGCTGGACCGCTTCCTGCGGACGGCCTGA
- a CDS encoding SDR family oxidoreductase, producing the protein MDLSGKVALVTGGASGIGAAAVDRLVAAGAQVVVVDLDGAGAAAVAGRSGGFALQADVTDPAAMPAAVAAAEERFGRLDVVLLNAGITGRQTGVENLDVAGYRQIVGVNLDHVVFGLTAAVPALRRAGGGNIVATSSLAGLVPLPGDALYAATKHAVVGYVRSAAETLVADGIRVNAVCPGYADTPLIAEVREQFGDFPMLSADDVAAAVEQILDRGEPGECWFVQPGREPAPYGFRGVPSPRGAGRPPEVGLHGSGSGTGG; encoded by the coding sequence ATGGATCTCTCGGGCAAGGTCGCACTGGTCACCGGCGGCGCATCCGGCATCGGTGCGGCCGCCGTGGACCGGTTGGTGGCAGCGGGTGCGCAGGTCGTCGTGGTGGATCTCGACGGGGCCGGGGCCGCCGCGGTGGCGGGCAGGTCGGGCGGGTTCGCCCTGCAGGCCGACGTGACCGATCCCGCGGCGATGCCCGCAGCGGTCGCCGCCGCGGAGGAGCGGTTCGGCCGGCTCGACGTTGTGCTGCTCAACGCCGGGATCACCGGTCGCCAGACGGGCGTCGAGAACCTGGATGTGGCCGGGTACCGGCAGATCGTCGGCGTCAACCTCGATCACGTCGTGTTCGGGCTGACCGCCGCGGTCCCGGCGCTGCGCCGCGCCGGTGGCGGGAACATCGTGGCGACCTCGTCGCTGGCCGGTCTCGTCCCGCTGCCGGGTGACGCGCTGTACGCCGCGACGAAGCACGCGGTCGTCGGCTACGTGCGGTCGGCCGCGGAGACCCTGGTGGCGGACGGGATCCGGGTGAACGCGGTCTGCCCGGGTTACGCCGACACCCCGTTGATCGCCGAGGTACGCGAGCAGTTCGGCGACTTCCCGATGCTGTCGGCCGACGACGTCGCCGCGGCCGTCGAGCAGATCCTGGACCGCGGCGAACCGGGAGAGTGCTGGTTCGTCCAGCCGGGCCGGGAGCCCGCGCCCTACGGTTTCCGCGGGGTGCCCAGCCCGCGGGGCGCCGGACGTCCGCCGGAGGTCGGCCTGCACGGCAGCGGATCCGGAACAGGGGGTTGA
- a CDS encoding VOC family protein codes for MAELNHTIVLSHDKRAGATYLTEILGLAQPQPFGPFQVVETANGVSLDYLDAAADTEIASQHYAFLVSDAEFDAAFARIRERGGEYWADPGRTRAGEINTNDRGRGVYFEDPSGHLMEILTVPYGG; via the coding sequence ATGGCAGAGCTGAACCACACCATCGTCCTCTCCCACGACAAGCGTGCCGGGGCCACCTACCTGACCGAGATCCTCGGACTCGCGCAGCCGCAGCCGTTCGGCCCGTTCCAGGTCGTCGAGACCGCCAACGGCGTGAGCCTCGACTATCTCGACGCCGCAGCGGATACGGAGATCGCGTCGCAGCACTACGCGTTCCTGGTCTCGGATGCCGAGTTCGACGCCGCGTTCGCCCGGATCCGGGAACGGGGCGGCGAGTACTGGGCCGATCCGGGTCGAACCCGGGCGGGCGAGATCAATACGAACGACCGCGGCCGAGGGGTCTACTTCGAGGACCCGTCGGGACACCTGATGGAGATCCTGACCGTGCCCTACGGCGGTTGA
- a CDS encoding HNH endonuclease signature motif containing protein: MFDDSAPSCNDAASPVVVADPRPRGGSRRGRRRRSGRAGAASRVPGAAGAPRPGGTAATPGARGAPAAPPPATSPRWSEQVPDSGLIAVLERPPGRGTSDHERLERIAAFERAISWLQAQQEVEIAGYVTAAERAAVPDPRRPGSGPPGPFDTPAHASRSATAEIQLILHLTGAAVLARLERARLLHQDPTLAPTAALARTGLLTAPKTRKILEGTVGLDPAQAARLQATVLPKAATQTTGQLGAAIRRFLVSLADSGLPVRRRERATRTRGVTVQPDADGMAVLRAFLPAAAATGIYAVLDETARHRPCGDGADVRTMDQRRADALTDLVLRPTGHASEGTAATADAAPPADVPGVAPTPSGIPQPPHPTISVRINVTVPLDTLLGADEAPAELAGHGPIPAADARALAFAPGTVWYRLITDPVSGRVLHRDTTRYRPDAALAEFVRAQHPTCTHPGCRVPAHRCDLDHVVPHDPAGGTGPTRSDNLHPLCRSHHLLKHSPGWQVRLLPDGSTRWTTPSGHVHVAEPTPVGPRGAAGAGRRGPGVLALLRDPGLADRLAAGVADAPF; this comes from the coding sequence ATGTTCGATGACAGCGCTCCCAGCTGCAACGATGCCGCGTCTCCGGTCGTGGTCGCCGATCCCCGGCCTCGCGGTGGGTCCCGGCGGGGCCGGCGCCGCCGCTCCGGCCGGGCCGGCGCGGCGAGCCGGGTGCCCGGCGCAGCCGGGGCCCCTCGTCCGGGCGGCACCGCAGCCACCCCCGGAGCGCGCGGGGCCCCGGCGGCACCCCCGCCAGCCACCTCACCACGGTGGTCCGAGCAGGTCCCCGACTCGGGCCTGATCGCCGTCCTGGAGCGGCCACCCGGCCGGGGCACGTCCGACCACGAGCGTCTCGAACGCATCGCCGCGTTCGAGCGCGCGATCAGCTGGCTGCAGGCCCAGCAGGAGGTCGAGATCGCCGGCTACGTCACCGCCGCCGAACGGGCCGCCGTCCCGGATCCCCGCCGGCCCGGGTCCGGCCCGCCCGGGCCGTTCGACACCCCGGCACACGCTTCCCGCTCGGCCACCGCCGAGATCCAGCTGATCCTCCACCTGACCGGGGCAGCCGTGCTCGCCCGCCTCGAGCGCGCCCGGCTCCTGCACCAGGATCCGACACTGGCGCCGACGGCGGCGCTTGCCCGCACCGGCCTGCTCACCGCCCCGAAGACCCGGAAGATCCTGGAGGGCACCGTGGGCCTCGATCCCGCACAGGCTGCCCGGCTGCAGGCCACCGTCCTGCCCAAGGCAGCCACCCAGACCACCGGACAGCTGGGCGCCGCGATCCGCCGGTTCCTGGTCTCGCTGGCCGACAGCGGGCTGCCCGTCCGGCGCCGCGAGCGCGCCACCCGTACCCGCGGTGTCACCGTGCAACCCGACGCCGACGGCATGGCCGTGCTGCGGGCGTTCCTCCCCGCCGCGGCCGCCACCGGTATCTACGCCGTCCTCGACGAGACCGCCCGGCACCGCCCGTGCGGCGACGGCGCCGACGTCCGCACCATGGACCAGCGGCGGGCCGACGCACTCACCGACCTGGTCCTGCGCCCCACCGGACACGCCAGCGAGGGCACGGCGGCGACCGCCGATGCGGCGCCCCCGGCCGACGTGCCCGGCGTCGCGCCCACCCCTTCCGGGATCCCGCAGCCGCCCCACCCCACCATCTCGGTTCGGATCAACGTGACCGTCCCGCTCGACACCCTGCTCGGCGCCGACGAGGCTCCCGCGGAGCTCGCCGGCCACGGCCCGATCCCGGCTGCCGACGCCCGGGCGCTGGCCTTCGCCCCCGGCACGGTCTGGTACCGGCTGATCACCGACCCGGTGAGCGGTCGTGTCCTGCATCGCGACACCACCCGGTACCGGCCCGACGCCGCACTGGCCGAGTTCGTCCGGGCGCAACACCCCACGTGCACCCATCCGGGCTGCCGGGTCCCCGCACACCGCTGCGATCTCGATCATGTCGTCCCGCACGATCCGGCCGGCGGCACGGGCCCGACCCGGTCCGACAACCTGCATCCGTTGTGCCGCAGTCACCATCTGCTCAAGCACAGCCCGGGCTGGCAGGTCCGGCTGCTCCCGGACGGCAGCACCCGATGGACCACGCCCTCCGGGCACGTGCACGTCGCCGAACCGACACCGGTCGGTCCGCGCGGGGCTGCCGGGGCCGGGCGCCGCGGCCCGGGGGTGCTCGCTCTGCTACGCGATCCGGGGCTGGCGGACCGGCTCGCCGCCGGTGTCGCCGACGCACCGTTCTGA